A region from the Dethiosulfovibrio faecalis genome encodes:
- a CDS encoding DUF6691 family protein, whose amino-acid sequence MFVSIMALVTGAVFGVLMQRSEVLRYDRQLGALLLEDMTIVKFMLSAIVVGSVCIYALLGMGLVSLSIKSTVLGTNLVGGVVFGIGWAFLGYCPGTAVGALGEGKVDALVGMIGMVFGAVLFAELYPFTKLSLFSWGNIGKVTMPGFTGTGPWIWIIGLAAVAAGLFFLFERNDL is encoded by the coding sequence ATGTTCGTGTCGATAATGGCGCTGGTGACCGGAGCGGTCTTCGGTGTCCTGATGCAGCGGTCGGAGGTGCTCAGATACGACCGGCAGCTGGGGGCTCTCCTGCTGGAGGACATGACCATCGTCAAATTTATGCTGTCCGCCATAGTGGTGGGGTCCGTCTGTATATACGCTCTTCTCGGCATGGGGCTGGTGTCCCTGTCGATAAAATCAACCGTACTGGGGACAAACCTAGTCGGCGGGGTAGTGTTCGGCATAGGCTGGGCTTTTCTTGGTTACTGTCCCGGCACGGCGGTAGGAGCTCTCGGCGAGGGGAAAGTCGACGCGTTGGTCGGTATGATAGGCATGGTCTTCGGAGCGGTTCTTTTCGCCGAGCTCTATCCTTTCACCAAGTTGTCCCTCTTTTCCTGGGGAAACATAGGCAAGGTAACGATGCCGGGATTCACAGGTACCGGCCCGTGGATATGGATAATCGGGCTTGCGGCTGTGGCGGCAGGTCTGTTTTTCCTGTTCGAGAGGAACGACCTGTGA
- a CDS encoding YeeE/YedE thiosulfate transporter family protein encodes MYSFEKGQRPLNPYLAGAITGGLVALSVVATGKFFGASTTFARGGAALVNMISPEHGASLDYFAKYPFAVDWQLFFLVGIFIGSLLSSTVNGTFFVDAVPELWRERFGARTWPRLCTAFLGGILVAFGARMAGGCPSGHGLSGMMQLSMSGFVSLAAFFVGGVAMARIIYGRS; translated from the coding sequence GTGTATTCATTCGAGAAGGGGCAGCGTCCCCTTAACCCCTATCTGGCCGGAGCTATCACCGGAGGTCTGGTGGCCTTGTCCGTAGTGGCGACGGGAAAGTTCTTCGGGGCTTCCACTACCTTCGCCAGGGGCGGAGCGGCTTTAGTAAATATGATTTCCCCCGAGCACGGCGCGTCTTTGGATTATTTCGCTAAATATCCCTTCGCGGTGGACTGGCAGTTGTTTTTTCTCGTGGGGATCTTCATAGGGTCTCTGCTTTCCTCCACGGTCAACGGAACCTTCTTCGTAGATGCCGTCCCCGAGCTCTGGAGAGAGCGTTTCGGGGCCAGAACATGGCCCAGGCTCTGTACCGCTTTTCTCGGAGGGATCCTGGTGGCTTTCGGGGCCAGAATGGCAGGCGGCTGCCCCTCGGGGCACGGCCTCAGCGGGATGATGCAGCTCTCCATGAGCGGTTTCGTATCGTTGGCGGCGTTCTTCGTAGGCGGTGTCGCCATGGCTCGGATAATATACGGAAGGAGCTGA
- a CDS encoding HD-GYP domain-containing protein has protein sequence MRSLRSYGRLLGAIMVGLALIGGATAFWFQLNSFQEIYEDSIMSRFNYLSQFLDDKLSTYRNTMRYWGVSGMTKGVEDFMMSSPELRGLLFCDRNGTVRWSNLPYVQGGMSVSPKFLSGEWVPSVLFGDMDSPGFMLSVPLPDGWLLCDVNTSILLESVRLRSKGRSVMALAGADGRVIHNWGKTELASVGMVLPKVLLRDRYQEVVLSMGKVNAFSRRLVGALFLVAFYPQKVLIESALSQAVVVAALIFLGGSAMFLVFWIGHDRISRSFGRWVDFLAGASDRIGSCQSSFTLAEYLVDFEGQMGALDHHFEEEARLGDAFQRLIGTIGDKEESLMALLEETTAMEESLKQTNDELELVMAQLENIMSLAEGASDGKTLQGVAESIASNLRRTFRCGYVAFVAFNRSSPYIWGESGERRSPLLSTDLAYLREDPFFEEGRLSMPVSFMGRVQGYVVMEGISSYGNEKVVEVLRRFGLTLGGLLHANELLIEVRSSFHYFALRMQAFTEIYHEETGEHIARVGEFAAFFARQLGFSEGFVEDIRIYAQLHDIGKLRVPKEILVKPGSLSDSEFEEIKKHTIFGAEVIGDSSWLDMARNICLCHHERWDGTGYPRGLVGTDIPIEGRIVALCDVYDALRGERCYKPPFSHEKARRIMLEGDGRVMPGHFDPEVLDIFRENDGFFERIYGAFSNEEFSGSMRSS, from the coding sequence TTGAGATCGTTGAGAAGCTACGGACGCCTCCTAGGCGCCATAATGGTGGGGCTCGCCCTGATCGGCGGAGCCACCGCCTTCTGGTTTCAGTTGAACTCCTTTCAAGAGATCTACGAGGATTCGATAATGAGCCGGTTCAACTACCTCTCCCAGTTTCTGGATGATAAGCTGTCTACCTACAGGAACACGATGCGTTACTGGGGAGTCTCCGGCATGACCAAGGGGGTGGAGGATTTTATGATGTCCTCCCCGGAGCTCAGAGGGCTTCTGTTCTGCGACAGGAACGGTACGGTCCGTTGGAGCAATCTTCCCTACGTCCAGGGCGGCATGTCAGTCTCCCCTAAGTTTCTTTCTGGCGAGTGGGTTCCGTCGGTTCTTTTCGGAGACATGGATTCCCCTGGGTTCATGTTGTCCGTGCCCCTTCCGGACGGGTGGCTTCTGTGCGATGTTAATACGTCTATATTGCTGGAGTCCGTGAGGTTAAGATCCAAAGGCAGAAGCGTAATGGCCCTGGCCGGTGCCGACGGCAGGGTCATCCATAACTGGGGAAAAACCGAACTCGCCTCCGTCGGCATGGTGCTCCCTAAGGTCTTGTTGAGGGACAGATATCAGGAGGTCGTCCTATCCATGGGGAAGGTGAATGCCTTCTCCAGGCGGTTGGTGGGAGCCCTTTTCCTGGTCGCCTTCTACCCACAAAAGGTCCTTATAGAGAGCGCCCTTTCCCAGGCCGTCGTCGTAGCTGCTCTGATTTTTTTGGGAGGTTCGGCGATGTTTCTGGTCTTTTGGATAGGACACGATAGGATCAGCCGATCCTTCGGGAGGTGGGTCGACTTTCTGGCCGGTGCCTCCGACAGGATCGGATCCTGCCAATCCTCCTTCACCCTTGCCGAGTATCTGGTGGATTTCGAGGGACAGATGGGTGCTCTGGACCATCATTTCGAGGAGGAGGCTCGTCTGGGAGACGCCTTTCAGCGGCTCATAGGGACCATCGGCGACAAGGAAGAATCCCTTATGGCCCTTCTGGAGGAGACCACCGCCATGGAGGAAAGCCTCAAACAGACCAACGACGAACTGGAGCTCGTCATGGCCCAGCTGGAGAACATAATGAGCCTTGCCGAGGGGGCCTCGGACGGTAAGACCCTTCAAGGGGTTGCCGAGTCGATAGCCTCCAACCTGCGTAGAACCTTCCGCTGCGGTTACGTGGCTTTCGTCGCCTTCAATAGATCGTCCCCCTACATATGGGGGGAATCGGGAGAGCGCCGTTCTCCGTTGCTTTCTACCGATTTGGCATACCTTAGGGAGGACCCCTTCTTCGAGGAGGGCCGCCTTTCCATGCCGGTATCCTTCATGGGAAGGGTCCAGGGTTACGTTGTCATGGAGGGAATATCGAGCTACGGGAACGAGAAGGTGGTGGAGGTGCTGAGGAGGTTCGGTCTTACCCTGGGAGGGCTTCTCCACGCCAACGAGCTGCTCATAGAGGTCAGATCGTCCTTTCACTACTTTGCCCTCAGGATGCAGGCCTTCACGGAGATATATCACGAAGAGACCGGGGAGCACATAGCCAGGGTTGGGGAGTTCGCCGCCTTCTTTGCCAGACAGCTGGGATTTTCGGAGGGGTTCGTGGAGGATATAAGGATATACGCCCAGCTTCACGACATAGGCAAGCTGAGGGTCCCCAAGGAGATACTGGTAAAGCCTGGATCTTTATCGGATTCGGAGTTCGAGGAGATAAAAAAACACACGATCTTCGGTGCGGAGGTTATTGGCGATTCCTCGTGGCTCGATATGGCTAGAAACATCTGTCTCTGCCATCATGAGAGATGGGACGGAACCGGATATCCCCGTGGGTTGGTCGGAACGGATATCCCCATAGAGGGGAGGATAGTGGCCCTTTGCGATGTTTACGATGCGCTCAGAGGGGAGAGATGCTACAAGCCTCCCTTTTCCCACGAGAAGGCCCGGAGGATAATGTTGGAGGGAGACGGCAGGGTCATGCCCGGGCATTTCGATCCGGAGGTACTGGATATCTTCAGGGAGAACGATGGCTTTTTCGAGAGGATCTACGGGGCTTTTTCAAACGAGGAGTTCAGTGGGTCCATGAGGTCGTCCTAG
- a CDS encoding S9 family peptidase: MKASIAMALASTAAILMTSPLWADGRPPKIPMEDFFRLPTKTAYRLSPDGKRYSFLQPWKNRLNIHVAPVGGEAKRITSSTERDIRAYTWVNDDMLVYLQDKGGDENYHVYSLSTDGTDVRDLTPFEGVRAGLLDDLEDDDTHVLIEMNRRDPRFFDVYKVNILSGEMEMVAENPGTVGGWMTDHRGRIRIAYAMEGLKRTILYRDDEEDPFRPIFSTDFTDSVIPAGFTGDDEKLYVMSNLDRNTTALYLFDPKSGNFEDMIYQRDDVDLSGIIWSRARKKLLGVSYYTDKRQRHFFDEETERLFDRLKKRFPDYSVGISSMSKDERKTIIAVASDRMPGKLYYHDLDKPEEFELVADLYPWIDEKQMAPMKPISYETEDGLTIQGYLTLPVGLPEKGLPVVVNPHGGPEVRDTWGYNPEVQFLANRGVAVLQVNYRVSTGYGKKFWMAGFKQWGRKQQDDITAGVNWLIDRGIADPDRIAIYGASYGGYATLMGLIRNPDLYRCGIDYVGVANLFTLLESIPPYWELARQKMYETIGHPEKDAELFKEISPVFHADEIKAPLFIAQGANDPRVKKAESDQMVEAMKKRGVTVQYMVKGDEGHGFHNQENRFDFYRAMEKFLTEHLELE, translated from the coding sequence TTGAAAGCATCTATCGCCATGGCTCTGGCTTCCACGGCAGCCATACTTATGACCTCCCCTCTATGGGCCGATGGACGACCGCCCAAAATTCCGATGGAGGACTTCTTCAGGCTTCCCACCAAAACGGCCTACCGCCTCTCTCCCGACGGGAAACGCTACTCCTTTCTCCAGCCCTGGAAGAACAGGCTCAATATACACGTCGCCCCGGTCGGAGGCGAGGCAAAGCGGATAACTTCCTCCACCGAGAGGGATATACGGGCCTACACCTGGGTAAACGACGACATGCTGGTCTACCTTCAGGACAAGGGGGGCGACGAAAACTACCACGTCTACTCCCTGTCTACGGACGGAACGGACGTCAGAGACCTGACTCCCTTCGAAGGGGTCAGGGCGGGCCTTCTGGACGATCTGGAGGACGACGATACCCACGTCCTGATAGAGATGAACCGCAGGGACCCCAGGTTCTTCGACGTCTACAAGGTAAATATCTTATCCGGCGAGATGGAGATGGTCGCCGAAAACCCCGGCACGGTAGGAGGGTGGATGACAGACCACAGGGGAAGAATCCGCATAGCCTACGCCATGGAGGGGCTGAAGCGGACCATCCTCTACAGAGACGACGAGGAAGATCCCTTCCGTCCCATATTCTCCACCGACTTCACCGACTCGGTCATTCCGGCGGGATTCACCGGAGACGACGAAAAACTCTACGTCATGTCCAACCTGGATAGAAACACCACCGCCCTCTACCTATTCGACCCGAAAAGCGGGAACTTCGAGGACATGATCTACCAGAGAGACGACGTGGACCTCTCGGGAATAATCTGGTCCAGGGCCAGAAAGAAGCTGCTTGGAGTTTCCTACTACACCGACAAAAGGCAGCGCCACTTCTTCGACGAGGAGACGGAGAGACTCTTCGACAGACTGAAGAAGCGCTTTCCAGACTACTCGGTGGGGATCTCCAGCATGAGCAAAGACGAGAGAAAAACGATAATAGCCGTGGCAAGCGACAGAATGCCAGGAAAACTCTACTATCACGACCTGGACAAACCGGAAGAGTTCGAGCTTGTGGCAGACCTGTACCCATGGATAGACGAAAAACAGATGGCTCCGATGAAACCGATCAGCTACGAGACCGAGGACGGCCTCACCATACAGGGCTACCTCACCCTGCCGGTGGGACTGCCGGAGAAGGGGCTTCCCGTAGTGGTCAACCCCCACGGCGGACCGGAGGTCCGGGACACCTGGGGTTACAACCCGGAGGTGCAGTTTCTGGCTAACCGAGGGGTGGCGGTGCTCCAAGTAAACTACCGGGTATCTACCGGATACGGCAAGAAGTTCTGGATGGCGGGCTTCAAACAGTGGGGAAGAAAGCAGCAGGACGACATAACCGCCGGAGTAAACTGGCTCATAGATCGAGGGATCGCCGATCCCGACAGGATAGCCATATACGGCGCCTCTTACGGAGGATACGCCACCCTAATGGGGCTGATACGGAACCCCGACCTGTACCGTTGCGGCATAGACTACGTCGGAGTCGCCAACCTATTCACCCTTCTGGAATCCATACCTCCCTACTGGGAACTCGCCAGACAGAAGATGTACGAGACAATAGGGCATCCGGAAAAGGACGCAGAGCTATTCAAAGAGATATCCCCGGTCTTCCACGCCGACGAAATAAAGGCCCCCCTGTTCATAGCTCAAGGAGCCAACGATCCCAGGGTGAAGAAGGCCGAGTCGGACCAGATGGTGGAGGCGATGAAGAAAAGGGGCGTCACGGTACAGTACATGGTGAAGGGCGACGAGGGACACGGCTTTCACAACCAGGAAAACCGCTTCGACTTCTATCGGGCCATGGAAAAATTCCTGACGGAACACCTCGAGCTGGAGTAA
- a CDS encoding sodium:solute symporter family protein, protein MTLQSLLYRLVAFGGYGMALILLAGRAFQWNETRRSFYLGGRGIALWPSVGTFGATWMSAASLLGYTVLLYQEGYAAFTGSVIGWMLGLPLLPLAVIRLRKSRALSLPQWLEERYSDDRLRSLSALCLLVVYTVYLIIQFRAFGAIVGSMLDIEGFMASILVYLFVLYTTFGGLPSVVRSDGLNLMVIVASVTVAAWSITSQTGGFPSIHERLLDLRPELLQPWPKEGILASMAMALGWGLGVAANPQYCIRIISCKDRWTAWLTLAITSLTVSWIYICLTALGLGTKTLHPFVTGGSQEILFSRLMEAGLSPLPLALLMVGVLAAAVSTANSQLLLAACSFCYDLQGEGRIPSKDPLEEDGFLFKNRIAVAIIATVTLFLSYMPLPGILQLGRYSWSMVALCFLLPLYLPRTKGRGGLFGAMSTALIVYNLLVWFSGMSPETAMLPSLLIEGILWWILGARR, encoded by the coding sequence ATGACCCTGCAATCCCTTCTGTACCGGCTGGTGGCCTTCGGAGGCTACGGGATGGCCCTCATCCTGCTGGCCGGTCGAGCCTTCCAGTGGAACGAGACGAGACGATCCTTCTACCTGGGGGGCAGAGGAATCGCCCTCTGGCCCTCGGTAGGCACCTTCGGAGCCACCTGGATGAGCGCGGCGTCGCTGTTGGGCTACACGGTGCTGCTGTATCAGGAGGGATACGCCGCCTTCACAGGATCGGTCATAGGGTGGATGCTGGGACTTCCCCTGCTCCCTCTGGCGGTGATAAGGCTGAGAAAGAGCCGGGCCCTGTCCCTTCCCCAGTGGCTGGAGGAACGTTACTCGGACGACAGGCTCCGATCCCTGTCGGCCCTCTGCCTTCTGGTGGTCTACACGGTCTACCTGATAATACAGTTCAGGGCCTTCGGAGCCATCGTCGGCTCCATGCTGGACATAGAGGGCTTCATGGCCTCCATCCTGGTCTACCTCTTCGTGCTCTACACCACCTTCGGAGGCCTTCCGTCGGTGGTAAGAAGCGACGGCCTCAACCTCATGGTAATAGTGGCCTCCGTCACCGTGGCGGCCTGGAGCATAACATCTCAGACCGGAGGCTTTCCCTCCATACACGAGAGGCTGCTGGACCTAAGGCCGGAGCTGCTCCAGCCCTGGCCGAAAGAGGGGATATTGGCCTCCATGGCGATGGCCCTGGGCTGGGGGCTGGGGGTGGCGGCCAACCCTCAGTACTGCATAAGGATAATATCCTGCAAAGACAGATGGACCGCCTGGCTGACCCTGGCGATAACTTCTTTAACCGTATCCTGGATCTACATCTGCCTCACCGCCCTGGGGCTGGGGACCAAGACCCTTCATCCCTTCGTAACCGGAGGATCTCAGGAGATACTGTTCTCTCGTCTCATGGAGGCAGGCCTTTCGCCTCTTCCTCTGGCCCTGTTGATGGTGGGAGTCCTCGCCGCAGCCGTCAGCACCGCCAACTCCCAGCTGCTGCTGGCCGCCTGCTCCTTTTGTTACGACCTTCAGGGAGAGGGTCGCATACCGTCCAAAGACCCCCTGGAGGAGGACGGCTTTCTCTTCAAGAACAGGATCGCGGTGGCGATAATAGCCACAGTGACGCTGTTTCTCAGCTACATGCCCCTTCCCGGCATACTCCAGCTCGGTCGCTACAGCTGGAGTATGGTTGCACTGTGCTTTCTGCTTCCCCTGTACCTTCCCAGGACGAAGGGCAGAGGAGGGCTGTTCGGAGCCATGTCCACCGCCCTGATCGTCTACAACCTCCTGGTATGGTTTTCCGGCATGTCCCCCGAGACGGCGATGCTTCCGTCCCTTTTGATAGAGGGGATCCTATGGTGGATCCTGGGAGCCAGACGATGA
- a CDS encoding sensor histidine kinase, which produces MIGPDLETRVKAVVTGLTFCLTVILIAMSLSIDFHETYMSEQGKIDELSGRSSDLTSRQVMEIIDREGEAWRITSEGDGTSVTTSDGASWKVSLNGKHVLTAILHRRRHLLVAGMICLLLSAEMAVFLAYWLTRPLKRLAWGCAKVGRGDLSDLPVERSGSYELEILQDAFNAMVRGLRERQSLERRISRMERLAALGQVVAGVSHEIKNPLAAMRIHLDLLSGARSGETEDEESLQVLSSELDRLNRVVTQLLSFARPTPTVPGPIEPRELFRWCHSMVRVRLSRKSIGWHEAVDNGTELWGDRGQMQQLLLNLVLNGIEAMDEEGDLYVSCRRSGKGTSMSVEDTGGGVPDRVADRIFDPFVTSKPDGTGLGLSVVYRIVEDHRGTMDLETSPDGTRLDLWFPGPTDKDNEEDEI; this is translated from the coding sequence ATGATAGGCCCAGATCTGGAGACCAGGGTAAAGGCGGTCGTAACTGGCCTGACCTTCTGCCTCACGGTCATCCTGATAGCCATGTCCCTCTCGATAGACTTTCACGAAACCTACATGTCCGAACAGGGAAAGATAGACGAGCTATCCGGTCGATCGAGCGATCTGACGTCTCGACAGGTCATGGAGATCATAGACAGAGAGGGAGAGGCCTGGCGGATAACCTCCGAGGGAGACGGCACCTCCGTGACGACCTCCGACGGAGCGAGCTGGAAGGTGAGCCTGAACGGAAAACACGTTCTGACCGCCATACTGCACAGACGACGCCATCTTCTGGTGGCGGGGATGATATGCCTGCTCCTCTCGGCGGAGATGGCCGTCTTTCTGGCCTACTGGCTGACGAGGCCCCTCAAGAGGCTTGCCTGGGGATGTGCCAAGGTCGGCAGAGGAGACCTATCGGATCTTCCCGTCGAGAGATCCGGCTCCTACGAACTGGAGATACTTCAGGACGCGTTCAACGCAATGGTCAGAGGTCTGAGGGAAAGGCAGAGCCTGGAGCGTCGGATCTCCAGGATGGAGAGGCTGGCCGCCCTGGGACAGGTCGTGGCCGGGGTATCCCACGAGATAAAGAACCCCCTGGCGGCCATGAGAATTCATCTGGACCTGTTGAGCGGCGCAAGAAGCGGAGAGACGGAGGACGAGGAATCCCTACAGGTCCTCAGCTCGGAGCTGGACCGACTCAACCGTGTGGTGACCCAGCTACTATCCTTCGCCAGACCTACCCCGACCGTGCCGGGCCCGATAGAACCGAGGGAGCTTTTCCGCTGGTGTCACAGTATGGTGAGGGTCCGACTCTCCCGAAAATCGATCGGCTGGCATGAAGCGGTCGACAACGGCACCGAGCTTTGGGGAGACAGAGGGCAGATGCAGCAGCTGCTGTTGAACCTTGTCTTGAACGGCATAGAGGCCATGGACGAAGAGGGAGATCTGTACGTTTCATGCCGTAGATCCGGCAAAGGTACCTCTATGTCCGTCGAGGACACCGGCGGCGGCGTGCCGGACCGTGTGGCGGATAGGATCTTCGACCCCTTCGTGACTTCGAAACCGGACGGCACCGGGCTCGGCCTATCGGTCGTCTACAGGATAGTGGAGGACCATCGAGGGACAATGGACCTGGAGACATCCCCCGATGGCACCAGACTGGACCTCTGGTTTCCCGGTCCGACCGATAAGGACAACGAGGAGGATGAAATATGA
- a CDS encoding sigma-54-dependent transcriptional regulator codes for MKVWIIEDERALAQGLKTAFERKGYESRTASGLKGLNSMMEQESPEIVFLDVRLDDGDGLKGLPHILQASPEAKVIVMTAFGDSALVVRAIREGAFNYLDKPFPLEAAMNMAQRASEAIALARRVSRMETSRAVSLIGSSRAVQEIGGFVEKVSRHEDVNVLIRGESGTGKEVVARMIHGASGSSGEFVAINCAAIPESLLEAELFGSRKGAYTGASADKRGLVELADGGTLFLDEIGDMPTSLQSKMLRFLDSRSLRPLGSSREIQVSLRVVCATCADLEDRISSGAFRKDLYYRIAMLPIELPPLRERGRDALELLEHFIVLYSDRLGRAPLIPSSDVEEVFLSYRWPGNVRELKNLVERLFILKDQRDRTISLKDLPQEMLDAMPTDREAESRHETDGRPLQRQLDDVEKELLTQALSDSGGNRTRAASSLGLSRYALLRRLQKHGLD; via the coding sequence ATGAAAGTCTGGATAATAGAGGACGAAAGAGCCCTGGCCCAGGGACTCAAGACCGCCTTCGAGAGAAAGGGCTACGAGTCCCGCACGGCATCGGGGCTCAAGGGGCTGAACTCCATGATGGAGCAGGAATCCCCGGAGATAGTCTTCCTCGACGTCAGGCTCGACGACGGGGACGGCCTCAAGGGACTTCCCCACATACTTCAGGCGTCTCCGGAGGCCAAGGTGATAGTTATGACAGCCTTCGGCGACTCTGCCCTGGTGGTACGGGCCATAAGGGAGGGAGCTTTCAACTATCTGGACAAGCCCTTCCCCCTGGAGGCCGCCATGAACATGGCCCAAAGGGCGTCGGAGGCCATAGCCCTTGCCAGGAGGGTCTCCCGAATGGAGACGTCCAGGGCGGTCTCCCTGATAGGCTCGTCCCGGGCGGTTCAAGAGATCGGCGGTTTCGTCGAAAAAGTCTCGAGACACGAAGACGTCAACGTCCTGATAAGGGGAGAAAGCGGCACGGGGAAGGAGGTCGTGGCCAGGATGATCCACGGCGCCTCGGGAAGCTCCGGCGAGTTCGTCGCCATAAACTGCGCCGCCATACCGGAAAGCCTTCTGGAGGCGGAGCTGTTCGGGTCGAGAAAAGGAGCCTACACCGGGGCTTCCGCCGACAAGAGAGGGCTGGTGGAGCTGGCCGACGGAGGCACCCTCTTTCTGGACGAAATAGGAGACATGCCGACCTCTCTCCAGAGCAAGATGCTCCGCTTTCTGGACTCCCGGTCCCTCAGGCCTCTGGGATCCTCCAGGGAAATCCAGGTATCCCTGAGGGTGGTGTGCGCCACCTGCGCAGACCTGGAGGACAGGATATCCTCCGGAGCCTTCAGAAAGGACCTGTACTACAGGATAGCCATGTTACCGATAGAGCTCCCCCCTCTTAGAGAAAGAGGCCGAGACGCTCTGGAGCTCCTGGAACACTTCATCGTCCTGTACAGCGACAGGCTCGGGCGGGCGCCTCTGATCCCCTCCTCCGACGTGGAGGAAGTCTTCCTGTCCTACAGATGGCCGGGAAACGTCAGGGAGCTCAAGAACCTGGTGGAGCGGCTTTTCATACTAAAAGACCAGAGGGACCGCACCATATCTCTGAAGGACCTTCCCCAAGAGATGCTGGACGCCATGCCCACCGACAGGGAGGCCGAATCGAGGCACGAGACCGACGGCAGGCCCCTTCAACGACAGCTGGACGACGTGGAGAAAGAGCTTCTGACCCAGGCGCTGTCCGACTCGGGGGGCAACAGGACCAGGGCGGCCTCCTCTCTGGGACTGTCCCGATACGCCCTTTTGAGACGACTTCAGAAACATGGCCTGGACTGA